GGCGTCGAGGTAGGAAGAAAAAGGCGTTTTGGCATCGACGACGATGACGCGGCCGTGGGAAAGACGGATAAGCATGTCGGGGCGCACGCGGGTGTCGTCGACAAGCACGCTCGATTGAACATCAAAGTCGCAATGCTCCATCATGCCGCCGAGTTCGACGACGCGCTCGAGTTGCATCTCCCCCCACCGGCCGCGTGTTTGCGGGGAGCGCAAGGCGGAAATGAGTTGGTCGGTGCGGTCGCTAAGCCGTGTTGAAGTCCGCGTGATGGCCTGGACTTGACTGGCCAGCGCCGAATAGGCCACTGCACGGTCCTCGTCCATGTCATTGAGTTGGCTCGCTAGGCGCTCTAGCGCGCGGGTGACAGGCACCATATCCGTCTGCTGCGTCTGCGGTTGTTGAGATTTCAAATGTCTCCCTAAGACGAAAACCGCGGCGACGGCCCCAAAAAGGAGGCCGCCAATGAAAACAGCGAGAACAGCGACGATCGACATGGCCCGAAGTGTGCCACACGCCGCGGACATGCCCCGCGCCCTACGCCCCGTTACCCCTATTCTTATCGAACATATTGGCGACCTTGTCGGGTTTGAGGGTAAAACGTAGCGGGCGACGCTTCTTCAATTTGCGCCACGGAATCGACAACCCCCCTTCACCTTGAGCAGCAGGTACATCGGCAGGCACCGACGGGGCCTGCCACTCCCGGTCACCACGCCACTGCTGCCTATCGTAGACCGCTTCGCGCTCCTCCAACTCCGCGATTGCCTTGCCCTCCGGAGTGATGAACTCCAACTCAGCGGCGCGCACCTCGCCGGCGTGGATGCGAAGCATATCCAAAAGGTAACGGTAAACCACAGCCACCATCGCGGCAGCCGGGACCGCTAAGAAAGCGCCGACCAGACCAAAAAGACCACCGCCGACAGTGACGGAAACCAACACGACCACCGGGTGAAGGTTCATCGCCCGCGACTGCAGGATGGGGGATAAAACATTGCCCTCCAACTGCTGGACGGCAAGCACCAAACCGAGAACAAACAGGGCCTTAGTGAAACCGAGGGAAACTAGCGCGACTAACACTGCCAAAGCGCCGGCGACGACGGCGCCAACGATCGGGATGAATCCGGCAAAGAAAGTGATTACGGCCAGCGTAAACGCCATGGGCACGCCGAGCAGGGCGAGGCCACCACCGATAAAGACGGCATCGACGAGGGAAACGATCGCTTGCGCGCGAATGAAACCCGACAAGGTGTTCCACCCGCGGGTAAAAAGCTCGGTGAGGTGTAAGCCGGTGCGCCCGCCCGTCGCCGAGCGCAGCCACGGCAGGAAGTGGTGGCCGTCTTTGAGGAAAAAGAAAGTCAAAACGAGCACCACGGTCAAAGTCACGGCAACCCCTGCCGCAGTGCCGATTCCCGCGAACACCCCACCTGCGATTGCTCCGGCCTGGTTTTGCAGCCACTGTGCAATCTCATTGACCGCTTCGTTTAAGTCATCCGGGTTGACGTTTAGCGGTGGGCCCTGCAACCACAGTTGCAGCCTTTGGATTCCTTCCAGGGCCTGCAAGTAGAGGATCTGCGAGTGCGCCGCGATGTCGGGCGCAATGAGGGAGCCCATAAACCCGGTAATGCCAAAAAAGGCCAGCAAGGAAGAAATTGCGGCGAGCGCCGAAGGAAACCTCCAGCGCCGCAGAGTTGTGGCGATGGGGGCAAGGATGGTGCTGACAATGATCGCCAGCACCACCGGGAGAACTCCTGCCCAGAACGTGCCGATGATTTTTGCCAAGGCAAAAAGAAATACTGCGACTGCTAAAAGGCGCAGGGTAAACATCGCCGCTGACTTCAGCCACGCGTTGGCCACGACGCCGCGGTCGACAAGGTCGCGGTGCTCGGTCGCCCCGGACTCGGGTTGGGTGGTAGTGCTCACCCGCCCCATATTGCCCGATGACGCTTCGCTTTGCGACGACCACCCGCGGGCCTTTCCCGACCCAGAAGCCGTGTGAGATAGGATTGGCGCCCGTGAGCCTTACACTTGGAATCGTCGGCTTGCCCAATGTTGGCAAGTCCACCCTGTTCAACGCCTTGACCCGCAATGACGTGCTGGCGGCGAACTACCCCTTTGCCACCATCGAGCCGAACGTGGGTCTGGTGGA
The Corynebacterium sp. BD556 genome window above contains:
- a CDS encoding AI-2E family transporter, coding for MGRVSTTTQPESGATEHRDLVDRGVVANAWLKSAAMFTLRLLAVAVFLFALAKIIGTFWAGVLPVVLAIIVSTILAPIATTLRRWRFPSALAAISSLLAFFGITGFMGSLIAPDIAAHSQILYLQALEGIQRLQLWLQGPPLNVNPDDLNEAVNEIAQWLQNQAGAIAGGVFAGIGTAAGVAVTLTVVLVLTFFFLKDGHHFLPWLRSATGGRTGLHLTELFTRGWNTLSGFIRAQAIVSLVDAVFIGGGLALLGVPMAFTLAVITFFAGFIPIVGAVVAGALAVLVALVSLGFTKALFVLGLVLAVQQLEGNVLSPILQSRAMNLHPVVVLVSVTVGGGLFGLVGAFLAVPAAAMVAVVYRYLLDMLRIHAGEVRAAELEFITPEGKAIAELEEREAVYDRQQWRGDREWQAPSVPADVPAAQGEGGLSIPWRKLKKRRPLRFTLKPDKVANMFDKNRGNGA